A single genomic interval of Alteromonas sp. CI.11.F.A3 harbors:
- a CDS encoding heme biosynthesis HemY N-terminal domain-containing protein has product MKWLVIALAVLAAFIVALIVGPMILGDKGYVLISLGNTAIETSLIGFCIIIICAIISWYIISKLVLWTLSLVTGSHRWFGALGERKRKRAFYHGLQSLAAGDLKSAHKALSQTTNGDFEGVNYLAAAQVAQSQNDPQKARYFLLQAAEYDSAKVAATIVMARIDVTEGKYTDALEKLDSLDEEEANNPQVIKLKASIMAEQGQWQALQEKLSGWRKALPKEDYTLWSQRIAKGKLAEIASKNGAAELKTHWEGLPRKIKQDDAYRAAYIQQLLEQGMHAEAQTLLVEWQKRGPHPALFHYFTQLNIPNAAPSLRLLESWIKQDSENVELYSTLGRVAFNAGDDILAEKVLLKAVKMESSKDDLLLLSAISERRHDSTTALQYYKEGQQLV; this is encoded by the coding sequence ATGAAATGGTTAGTCATTGCCCTTGCGGTGCTGGCCGCATTTATTGTTGCGCTTATTGTTGGCCCTATGATTTTGGGCGACAAAGGCTACGTACTCATTTCGTTAGGTAATACCGCGATAGAAACCAGCCTTATTGGTTTTTGCATTATCATTATTTGCGCCATTATCAGCTGGTATATTATCTCTAAATTGGTGTTATGGACATTAAGCTTGGTAACGGGTTCTCACCGCTGGTTTGGTGCTTTAGGCGAGCGTAAACGCAAACGTGCCTTTTACCATGGTTTACAGTCATTGGCTGCGGGCGACCTAAAAAGTGCTCACAAGGCACTTAGCCAAACCACCAACGGCGATTTTGAAGGAGTGAACTACTTGGCCGCTGCGCAAGTGGCTCAAAGCCAAAACGACCCGCAAAAAGCCCGTTATTTCTTACTGCAAGCGGCAGAGTATGACAGCGCTAAAGTCGCTGCCACTATAGTGATGGCGCGTATAGATGTTACCGAAGGTAAATATACCGACGCACTTGAAAAGCTAGATAGCTTAGATGAAGAAGAAGCCAACAACCCGCAAGTGATTAAACTTAAAGCATCGATAATGGCTGAACAAGGTCAATGGCAAGCCTTGCAAGAAAAGCTAAGTGGTTGGCGCAAAGCGTTACCGAAAGAAGATTACACCTTATGGTCGCAGCGAATTGCCAAGGGTAAGTTAGCTGAAATTGCCAGTAAGAACGGTGCCGCTGAGCTTAAAACCCACTGGGAAGGATTACCTCGTAAAATTAAGCAAGACGATGCTTATCGCGCAGCTTATATTCAGCAATTGCTTGAACAAGGCATGCATGCCGAAGCACAAACTCTGCTAGTAGAATGGCAGAAACGTGGTCCGCACCCTGCTCTATTCCATTATTTCACCCAGTTAAATATTCCGAATGCTGCACCATCGTTGCGGTTGCTGGAAAGCTGGATTAAACAAGACAGCGAAAATGTAGAATTATATTCTACGTTGGGTAGAGTCGCATTCAATGCAGGTGACGATATTCTGGCCGAGAAAGTATTGTTAAAAGCCGTGAAGATGGAATCAAGCAAAGATGACTTGTTATTGCTGTCAGCCATTAGTGAGCGTAGACACGATAGCACTACGGCACTGCAATATTACAAGGAAGGTCAACAGCTGGTGTAG
- a CDS encoding Zn-dependent hydrolase — translation MDKLRINGQRLWDSLMEMGEIGGTEKGGCNRLAGTDLDKQARDLFCAWCEATGCEISIDKFGNIFAKRPGINNELPSVATGSHLDTQPTGGKFDGVFGVLSGVEVLRTLHENNITTPTPIEVSVWTNEEGSRFQPAMQGSGVYVGRFDLQEELDKTDVNGLRLGDELARIGYLGEEELGSRNIGAFFEAHIEQGPILEDEEKRIGVVRLGQGIRWYNVEIQGQESHSGTTPMHLRKDAMVATGKIVAEIESLANRYDNGLGTVGFMQVYPNSRNTIPGNVKFSADLRNPNPEVLATMHEEFVAYCDSVAKERNLEITVDNFWYFAPVEFNASDDVKAATENLGYSHMDIYAGAGHDACYMADLVPAGMIFTPCENGISHNEIEYSSPEQCEDGANVLLHTMLTASKRIAEAAGAPVAEDEGASV, via the coding sequence ATGGATAAGCTTAGAATTAACGGTCAAAGATTATGGGACAGCCTGATGGAAATGGGCGAGATTGGCGGCACTGAAAAGGGCGGGTGTAACCGCTTAGCCGGCACTGATCTAGACAAGCAAGCTCGAGACTTGTTTTGCGCATGGTGTGAAGCCACCGGATGTGAAATTAGCATAGATAAGTTTGGTAATATTTTTGCGAAACGCCCAGGTATCAATAACGAACTTCCTTCAGTGGCCACCGGTAGCCACTTAGATACCCAGCCTACAGGCGGAAAGTTCGATGGTGTGTTTGGTGTATTGTCAGGCGTTGAAGTGCTTCGCACTCTGCATGAAAACAATATTACTACTCCAACGCCAATTGAAGTGAGCGTGTGGACCAACGAAGAAGGCTCACGCTTTCAGCCTGCCATGCAAGGTTCGGGTGTCTATGTAGGCCGCTTTGATTTGCAAGAAGAGCTAGATAAAACAGACGTAAACGGTTTACGTTTGGGCGATGAACTGGCTCGCATAGGCTACTTAGGTGAAGAAGAATTGGGCAGCCGTAACATTGGCGCATTCTTTGAAGCTCATATCGAGCAAGGCCCAATATTAGAAGATGAAGAAAAGCGCATTGGTGTAGTACGTTTAGGGCAAGGTATTCGCTGGTACAACGTAGAAATACAAGGCCAAGAATCTCATTCTGGCACCACGCCAATGCACTTACGCAAAGATGCCATGGTAGCGACGGGCAAAATTGTAGCAGAAATCGAATCGCTAGCTAATCGCTACGACAATGGTCTTGGCACCGTAGGTTTCATGCAAGTTTATCCTAATTCACGAAATACTATTCCAGGAAACGTGAAGTTTAGCGCTGATTTACGTAACCCTAACCCCGAAGTGTTGGCCACCATGCATGAAGAGTTCGTGGCTTACTGCGACTCGGTAGCCAAAGAACGTAACTTGGAAATCACCGTGGATAACTTCTGGTATTTTGCGCCAGTTGAATTTAATGCCTCGGACGATGTAAAAGCCGCTACTGAAAACTTAGGGTATTCACACATGGATATCTACGCCGGCGCTGGTCACGATGCTTGTTACATGGCAGATCTAGTCCCAGCGGGCATGATTTTCACTCCATGTGAAAACGGCATCAGCCACAACGAAATTGAATACTCTAGCCCAGAGCAGTGTGAAGACGGCGCAAACGTATTGCTTCATACCATGCTAACCGCCAGCAAGCGTATTGCTGAAGCTGCCGGAGCCCCAGTTGCTGAAGATGAGGGAGCGAGCGTATGA
- a CDS encoding uroporphyrinogen-III synthase, with product MLLITRPLPKLQASADAFEQAGINAVGVATSDIQSIPSKASELQQFLLGPPIVNSIIVTSIYAVPATLDALNQATFLSVQPTLIAVGDATANALHSANLPFKIVTPSLHTSEGILVMQQLNEANCTQVVIIKGEGGRDTLSHVLSGRGISVTEFCVYKRQPLTNPIYTKIWKIGDVSGIIATSENMAKQLISSHSMQLLALPWLTVSERVATSLRNLGIARVSVCNRATDQALIAWVKENWEY from the coding sequence ATGCTATTAATCACCCGTCCTCTTCCTAAGTTACAGGCAAGTGCAGATGCTTTCGAGCAGGCGGGTATTAATGCCGTAGGGGTTGCTACATCAGATATTCAAAGCATCCCTAGTAAGGCCAGTGAGCTCCAACAGTTTTTGTTGGGCCCGCCCATCGTTAATAGCATTATCGTTACCAGTATTTATGCCGTGCCAGCGACACTCGATGCACTCAATCAAGCCACTTTTTTATCAGTGCAGCCTACGTTAATAGCGGTTGGCGATGCCACGGCTAATGCATTACATAGCGCGAATTTACCTTTCAAAATCGTTACGCCTTCGCTACATACATCCGAAGGTATACTGGTCATGCAGCAACTTAATGAGGCAAACTGTACACAAGTCGTTATTATTAAGGGCGAAGGTGGCAGAGATACGCTTTCTCACGTTTTAAGCGGTAGAGGCATATCGGTTACCGAGTTTTGTGTTTATAAAAGACAACCACTTACAAACCCAATTTACACAAAGATCTGGAAAATTGGCGATGTTAGCGGCATTATCGCTACAAGCGAAAATATGGCAAAACAGCTTATTTCTAGCCATAGTATGCAATTATTAGCGTTGCCCTGGCTAACGGTAAGTGAACGAGTTGCAACGAGTTTACGTAATCTTGGGATAGCACGCGTTTCGGTGTGCAACCGCGCCACCGATCAGGCATTAATTGCCTGGGTAAAGGAAAATTGGGAGTATTAA
- the hydA gene encoding dihydropyrimidinase — MAILLRGGTVVTHEMTYKADVLCEDGKITKIGEDLSVEDTDVEIVDVSEKLIMPGGIDPHTHMQLPFMGTVAADDFASGTAAALAGGTTTIIDFVIPSPGQPLMEAYQQWRDWSEKSMSNYTFHVAITWWDDSVHKDMETLATEYGINSFKHFMAYKNAIMATDDILVSSFTRCMELGAIATVHAENGELVYHLQQQLMDKGITGPEAHPLSRPPMVEGEAAYRAISIAETLGAPLYLVHCSVEESVDAIRYAQQRGHHVYGEVLAGHLTVDDSVYQDVSWERAAAHVMSPPFRPKKHQDVLWKALQAGTLQTTATDHCAFCNEQKAMGKDNFTQIPNGTAGVEERLAVLWEKGVNGGKITPNEFVAVTSTNAAKIFNMYPAKGAVREGSDADLVIWDPKGTKVISAETHMSNIETNIFEGMEITGVPVMTICNGNIAWQNGELLAKAGDGKYVMRPTYAPFYQSLQKRKALAEPKAVDRTSA, encoded by the coding sequence ATGGCCATATTATTACGCGGTGGGACCGTCGTTACCCACGAAATGACTTACAAAGCCGATGTACTTTGTGAAGACGGCAAAATTACTAAGATTGGCGAAGACCTTTCTGTAGAAGACACAGATGTAGAAATTGTTGATGTATCTGAAAAGCTAATCATGCCAGGTGGTATCGATCCGCACACCCATATGCAATTGCCATTTATGGGCACGGTAGCCGCCGATGACTTTGCTTCTGGTACAGCTGCCGCCCTTGCTGGTGGCACCACGACTATTATCGATTTCGTTATCCCAAGCCCAGGTCAGCCATTAATGGAAGCCTATCAACAGTGGCGCGATTGGTCTGAAAAATCCATGTCTAACTACACCTTTCATGTGGCAATAACTTGGTGGGATGACAGTGTTCACAAAGATATGGAAACCCTCGCTACTGAATACGGTATTAATAGCTTTAAGCACTTTATGGCGTATAAAAACGCCATTATGGCCACCGATGATATTTTAGTATCAAGCTTTACCCGATGTATGGAACTTGGTGCTATTGCCACGGTTCATGCTGAAAACGGTGAATTGGTGTACCACTTACAACAACAGCTAATGGATAAAGGCATTACTGGGCCAGAAGCCCATCCGCTATCTCGTCCACCCATGGTTGAAGGTGAAGCGGCTTACCGTGCTATTAGCATTGCTGAAACTCTAGGCGCACCTCTGTATTTAGTGCATTGCTCGGTAGAAGAGTCGGTTGATGCGATTCGTTATGCACAGCAGCGCGGGCACCACGTTTATGGTGAAGTATTAGCTGGGCATTTAACGGTAGATGATAGTGTGTATCAAGATGTAAGTTGGGAACGCGCAGCAGCCCACGTAATGAGCCCGCCATTTCGTCCTAAGAAACACCAAGACGTGCTATGGAAAGCCTTGCAAGCGGGTACGTTGCAAACTACCGCTACCGATCACTGCGCTTTTTGTAACGAACAAAAAGCCATGGGTAAAGACAACTTCACCCAAATTCCAAACGGCACTGCTGGGGTAGAAGAGCGCTTGGCAGTATTGTGGGAAAAAGGTGTGAACGGCGGCAAAATTACTCCTAATGAGTTTGTCGCAGTTACTTCTACCAATGCGGCTAAAATCTTCAATATGTACCCGGCCAAAGGCGCGGTACGGGAAGGCTCCGATGCCGATTTAGTGATATGGGATCCGAAAGGCACAAAAGTAATTTCTGCTGAAACCCATATGTCTAATATCGAAACCAATATCTTTGAAGGGATGGAAATTACAGGTGTACCTGTGATGACTATTTGTAACGGTAATATCGCGTGGCAAAACGGTGAGTTATTAGCGAAGGCAGGTGACGGTAAATACGTTATGCGTCCTACTTATGCACCATTTTATCAGTCTCTACAAAAGCGTAAGGCATTGGCCGAACCTAAAGCGGTAGACCGCACTTCAGCGTAA
- a CDS encoding uroporphyrinogen-III C-methyltransferase produces the protein MSDKNEKDPQNGELVSVKSSSSTTSESTSANAASSTDTVSPKGTSKNTPKKAKKSSGTKLLWFVVLIIFLLVLGIIGAGYWYYMQQQGSSDTLVQTQQANTTQLNNLSSDRKQTADALRMLNMQNGELKDAVDALQQQNSALVQQAEATQQQLNSMEGQRPADWLIAEADYLVRMAGRKLWLENDVRTATLLLVNADKRLKSLADPSVLPVRAKLAEDIQTLQQMNPVSQSSVALALTGMLAQIDKLPLDTFEKPVDADADSNELSESADDWKENLAKVWHSIVDGFLTVKSLEGPVEPVMSLQAQFLVKEQLRLQLMHAQSAALKADSGLYEQSLLYAKAMLEEHYDVEKSQVTGFISALDNLVDTDISQPIPSQLASQKPLEQLLESRVKQAFSQGASAL, from the coding sequence ATGTCTGACAAGAATGAGAAGGACCCTCAAAACGGGGAATTGGTAAGCGTGAAATCATCATCTAGTACGACATCAGAATCGACGTCAGCGAACGCGGCATCAAGCACAGATACCGTCTCACCTAAAGGTACGTCTAAAAACACACCGAAAAAAGCGAAAAAATCATCAGGAACCAAGCTTCTATGGTTTGTGGTCCTTATTATTTTCCTTTTAGTTCTAGGCATTATTGGTGCTGGGTATTGGTACTACATGCAACAACAGGGCAGCAGCGATACCCTTGTCCAAACCCAACAGGCGAATACAACCCAACTTAACAACTTAAGTTCTGATCGCAAGCAAACAGCAGATGCCTTACGCATGCTCAACATGCAAAACGGTGAACTAAAAGACGCTGTGGATGCATTGCAGCAACAAAATAGTGCCTTAGTGCAACAAGCCGAAGCCACACAACAACAACTTAATAGCATGGAAGGTCAACGCCCTGCCGATTGGCTTATAGCCGAGGCTGATTATTTAGTTCGCATGGCGGGTAGAAAACTGTGGTTAGAAAACGATGTACGCACAGCAACCTTGCTGTTAGTGAATGCCGATAAGCGTTTAAAGTCACTAGCCGATCCTTCGGTATTACCGGTTCGCGCCAAGCTTGCTGAAGACATTCAAACTCTTCAACAAATGAATCCTGTCTCTCAAAGTTCGGTGGCTCTTGCCCTTACCGGCATGCTTGCGCAAATTGACAAGTTACCGTTAGATACTTTTGAAAAGCCAGTAGATGCAGATGCTGATAGCAATGAGCTGTCTGAATCGGCAGACGACTGGAAAGAGAACCTGGCGAAAGTGTGGCACTCTATTGTTGATGGCTTTTTAACAGTGAAAAGTTTAGAAGGCCCGGTTGAACCTGTCATGTCACTACAAGCCCAGTTTTTAGTGAAAGAACAGCTTCGCTTGCAGTTAATGCACGCACAATCTGCTGCACTCAAAGCAGATTCAGGCCTGTATGAGCAATCTTTGCTTTACGCTAAAGCCATGCTTGAAGAGCATTATGATGTTGAAAAGAGCCAGGTTACTGGCTTTATCTCAGCACTTGATAACCTTGTTGATACCGACATTTCTCAACCCATTCCTAGCCAGTTAGCTTCACAAAAGCCGCTTGAGCAGTTATTGGAGTCTCGTGTAAAGCAAGCATTCAGTCAGGGAGCTAGCGCATTATGA
- a CDS encoding aspartate aminotransferase family protein — MTQWASKLSQPQMDALWMPYTANRQFKASPKMITGAQGNYLIDDNGRKIFDGLSGLWTCGAGHNRPEIAEAVAKQLTTLDYAPAFQYGHNLAFELADRLANMAPADINKVFFTNSGSEAADTSTKIARAYWRQQGQPTKTRIIGRAKGYHGASWGGISFGGIGANRKMWGPAMESDHLSHTLLPNNQFCKGAPNYGEELADELIEMVALHDASNIAAVIVEPMSGSAGVIVPPKAYLRRLRELCNQYDILLIFDEVITGFGRTGSLFGADAFDVVPDMINVAKQITNGAVPMGAVLAREFIYDTVVNAGGADYNIELPHGYTYSGHPVACAAAMAALDILEQEKLVSRVAELSPYFEEAVHSLKGMPFVSDIRNFGFAAGFSIESYPGEPARRPYEIADAMWKKGFYVRYGGDTIQLGLPFTTEKAEIDTLINAMQDTLMGK, encoded by the coding sequence ATGACCCAGTGGGCTTCCAAGCTATCACAACCGCAAATGGACGCGTTGTGGATGCCTTACACTGCAAATCGCCAGTTTAAAGCATCGCCTAAAATGATTACCGGTGCACAGGGCAATTACCTCATTGATGACAATGGTCGTAAAATCTTTGATGGATTATCTGGGTTATGGACATGCGGCGCAGGGCACAACCGCCCTGAAATTGCTGAAGCAGTCGCTAAACAGTTAACAACGCTAGATTATGCCCCCGCCTTTCAGTACGGCCACAATCTGGCGTTTGAACTAGCCGACAGGCTAGCCAACATGGCGCCAGCCGATATCAATAAAGTGTTTTTCACTAACTCAGGTTCTGAAGCGGCTGATACTTCGACCAAAATTGCTCGTGCTTATTGGCGCCAGCAAGGACAGCCTACCAAGACCCGAATTATTGGTCGCGCGAAGGGCTATCACGGTGCTAGCTGGGGCGGCATTAGCTTCGGCGGTATTGGCGCAAACCGCAAGATGTGGGGGCCAGCCATGGAGTCTGATCACCTTTCACATACCTTGCTGCCGAATAATCAATTCTGCAAAGGCGCACCGAACTATGGTGAAGAGCTTGCTGATGAGCTTATCGAAATGGTGGCATTACATGATGCGTCGAACATTGCGGCGGTGATTGTTGAACCAATGAGTGGTTCTGCAGGGGTTATTGTTCCGCCAAAAGCCTATTTACGCCGCTTACGTGAATTGTGTAACCAGTACGATATTCTGCTTATTTTCGATGAAGTGATTACCGGCTTTGGCCGCACAGGTAGCTTATTCGGCGCCGATGCGTTTGATGTAGTGCCCGATATGATTAACGTGGCCAAGCAAATCACCAATGGCGCCGTTCCTATGGGCGCGGTTCTGGCTCGCGAGTTTATTTACGATACCGTAGTTAACGCTGGCGGTGCCGATTACAACATTGAATTACCACATGGTTATACCTATTCAGGCCACCCAGTTGCCTGCGCGGCCGCCATGGCTGCGCTCGATATTTTAGAACAAGAAAAACTCGTCAGCCGTGTTGCCGAACTTAGCCCTTACTTTGAAGAAGCGGTGCATAGCTTAAAAGGCATGCCATTCGTTAGCGATATTCGAAACTTCGGCTTTGCCGCAGGGTTTAGCATTGAAAGCTACCCAGGCGAACCAGCTAGACGCCCTTATGAAATCGCTGATGCCATGTGGAAGAAAGGATTTTACGTACGCTACGGCGGCGACACTATTCAGTTAGGCCTTCCGTTTACCACTGAAAAAGCGGAAATCGATACCTTAATTAACGCGATGCAAGACACTTTAATGGGCAAGTAG
- a CDS encoding CoA-acylating methylmalonate-semialdehyde dehydrogenase gives MTSLVGHFIHGEHVAPQDGNLIDIHNPSTGAVCGQVEMASSALVQKAIDSAKTAYPAWRATPPAKRAQVMFRLKVLLEQHSDKICELISEEHGKVLHDAKGELQRGIENVEFACGMPQLLKGEHSKDVGPGIDAWSEFQPLGVVTGITPFNFPAMVPLWMWPSAIMCGNTFVLKPSEKDPSSALYIAALAAEAGLPPGVLNVVNGDKSAVDQLLEDPTIQAVSFVGSTPVAEAIYQKASANGKRCQALGGAKNHAIVMPDADVDNVVNALMGAAFGSCGERCMALSVVLAVGDAMGDTLRDRLSAQIETLKVGAGNDNSNDMGPLISAQHFDTVSGFIDSGVNQEADLVSDGRKLSVEGFEDGYFLGATLFDKVKPHMEIYQKEIFGPVLVMLRVPDMQTALELINEHEYGNGTCIFTRDGEAARFFIDQVQVGMVGVNVPLPVPVSYHSFGGWKRSLFGDLHAYGPDSVRFYTRRKAITQRWPSTNLREGSQFSFPSN, from the coding sequence ATGACTTCATTGGTAGGACACTTTATTCACGGCGAACACGTAGCGCCGCAAGATGGAAATTTGATTGATATTCACAACCCTTCTACTGGCGCTGTGTGCGGACAAGTAGAAATGGCGTCGTCGGCATTGGTACAAAAAGCGATAGATTCAGCGAAAACGGCGTACCCAGCATGGCGCGCCACGCCACCTGCAAAGCGTGCACAGGTTATGTTTCGCTTAAAAGTATTGCTAGAGCAACACAGCGACAAGATTTGCGAATTAATTAGTGAAGAGCACGGCAAAGTGCTACACGATGCCAAAGGTGAATTACAACGTGGTATTGAAAACGTTGAGTTTGCTTGTGGTATGCCTCAATTACTTAAAGGCGAACACAGTAAAGACGTGGGCCCAGGTATAGACGCGTGGAGTGAATTTCAGCCGCTAGGTGTAGTGACAGGTATTACACCGTTTAACTTTCCGGCCATGGTGCCGTTATGGATGTGGCCCAGCGCTATCATGTGTGGCAACACCTTTGTGTTAAAACCGTCTGAAAAAGACCCTTCCAGCGCGTTATACATAGCTGCACTTGCGGCAGAAGCCGGTTTACCGCCGGGGGTGCTGAATGTAGTAAATGGTGATAAATCTGCTGTCGACCAACTATTAGAAGACCCGACCATTCAAGCGGTAAGCTTTGTAGGTTCAACGCCAGTAGCCGAGGCTATCTATCAAAAAGCCAGTGCAAATGGTAAGCGTTGCCAAGCATTAGGTGGCGCTAAAAACCACGCGATTGTCATGCCAGATGCTGATGTTGATAACGTAGTAAATGCGCTAATGGGCGCGGCGTTTGGCTCATGCGGCGAGCGCTGTATGGCGTTATCGGTAGTGCTTGCGGTAGGTGATGCAATGGGCGATACCCTGCGCGACAGGTTATCAGCGCAAATTGAAACCTTAAAAGTGGGTGCAGGTAACGATAACAGCAATGACATGGGGCCGTTAATTAGCGCTCAACATTTCGATACCGTGAGTGGATTCATTGACTCCGGCGTTAACCAAGAAGCTGATTTAGTCAGCGATGGTAGAAAGCTCAGTGTAGAAGGTTTTGAAGATGGCTATTTCTTAGGGGCCACTTTGTTCGACAAAGTAAAACCTCACATGGAAATTTATCAAAAAGAGATTTTTGGCCCTGTCCTTGTGATGCTACGTGTACCTGATATGCAAACGGCACTTGAGCTAATTAACGAGCACGAATACGGAAATGGCACCTGCATTTTCACCCGTGACGGTGAAGCCGCTCGTTTCTTTATCGACCAAGTTCAAGTAGGCATGGTGGGTGTGAATGTACCTTTGCCTGTGCCTGTGTCTTACCACAGTTTTGGTGGATGGAAGCGCTCATTGTTTGGAGACTTACATGCCTACGGGCCAGACTCTGTACGTTTCTACACGCGCAGAAAAGCCATTACACAACGCTGGCCTTCAACGAATTTGCGTGAAGGCAGTCAATTTTCTTTTCCTAGTAACTAG
- a CDS encoding NCS1 family nucleobase:cation symporter-1: MSAEISEIALSKSVTESDYFNEDLAPTKLSERTWGTGNIAALWVGMAVCVPTYTLGGVLTTYFGLSVMEALFTILLANIVVLIPLTLNAFPGTKFGIPFPVVLRSSFGIVGSNIPCLIRGFVACGWFGIQTMFGGLAIHLFLSSISDGWAQLGGMGEVIGFFAFGALNVFIVIKGSESIKWLETLAAPLLLIVGAGLIWWASDKVSVTDVLATPASRPEGAGFFSYFFAGLTAMVGFWATLSLNIPDFSRYAKSQKAQVTGQIIGLPLTMFMFAALGVLLTSASTTLVGETVSDPVTLIGHIDSPFFVAIAMLLIIVATLSTNTAANVVSPTNDFQNIAPRYINHTRGVLLTGIVGVLLMSWELLKKAGLIESDVSVDSLYSNWLLGYSSLLGPIAGIMIVDYFLIRKQELDVAALYTSSAAYPKVNWAGFVAFLIPVGITLLAITADVLTWFYSYGWFTGSISGAIIYYFAAGKLVNTVNTNVGELAKAS; this comes from the coding sequence ATGAGTGCAGAAATTAGTGAAATCGCACTCAGTAAATCGGTAACCGAGAGCGATTATTTTAACGAAGATTTAGCGCCGACTAAATTATCGGAGCGTACTTGGGGTACGGGTAATATTGCCGCACTTTGGGTAGGAATGGCGGTTTGTGTGCCTACCTATACCTTAGGCGGAGTATTAACCACGTACTTTGGTTTGTCGGTAATGGAAGCCTTGTTCACTATTTTGCTAGCGAACATAGTGGTACTTATTCCGCTTACGTTAAATGCATTTCCTGGGACTAAGTTCGGTATCCCTTTTCCGGTAGTACTGCGCTCGTCATTTGGCATCGTAGGCTCTAACATTCCCTGTTTGATTCGGGGTTTTGTCGCCTGCGGTTGGTTTGGCATTCAAACCATGTTTGGTGGCCTCGCCATACATTTGTTTCTATCTTCTATTTCAGATGGTTGGGCACAACTTGGCGGTATGGGAGAGGTTATTGGCTTCTTCGCCTTTGGTGCGTTAAACGTATTTATCGTTATTAAAGGGTCAGAGTCGATAAAGTGGCTAGAAACCCTAGCAGCCCCTTTGCTATTGATTGTAGGTGCTGGGCTTATCTGGTGGGCAAGCGACAAAGTATCGGTAACCGATGTGCTTGCTACCCCTGCCAGTCGTCCCGAAGGTGCAGGCTTCTTTAGCTACTTTTTCGCAGGGCTCACTGCCATGGTTGGGTTTTGGGCAACATTGTCGCTAAATATTCCTGATTTCAGCCGCTATGCAAAAAGCCAAAAAGCCCAAGTTACTGGGCAGATTATTGGCTTACCGCTCACTATGTTCATGTTTGCCGCCCTCGGTGTATTGCTGACTTCAGCCTCTACCACACTGGTAGGTGAAACCGTATCAGATCCTGTTACCTTAATAGGCCATATCGATAGTCCATTTTTTGTAGCTATCGCCATGTTACTCATTATTGTGGCTACGTTATCGACTAACACTGCTGCTAACGTAGTCTCACCTACCAACGACTTTCAGAATATTGCGCCTAGATACATTAATCACACCCGTGGGGTACTGCTGACAGGCATAGTTGGCGTGTTATTGATGAGTTGGGAGCTACTGAAAAAAGCTGGGCTTATTGAATCTGATGTAAGTGTAGATAGCTTGTACTCAAACTGGCTACTTGGCTATTCAAGCCTTTTAGGCCCTATTGCGGGCATTATGATTGTTGATTACTTCCTTATTAGAAAACAAGAGCTAGATGTAGCGGCGCTTTACACCAGCAGTGCTGCTTACCCGAAAGTGAATTGGGCCGGTTTTGTTGCCTTTTTAATTCCAGTAGGCATTACCTTGCTAGCCATAACCGCAGATGTACTAACGTGGTTCTATAGCTATGGCTGGTTTACCGGTTCTATTTCGGGCGCCATCATTTATTACTTTGCTGCAGGCAAGCTAGTTAACACTGTGAACACGAACGTTGGTGAACTAGCAAAAGCTTCATAA